One window of Roseisolibacter agri genomic DNA carries:
- a CDS encoding YncE family protein, producing the protein MPRLRVLLAASLLAATPLLAQRPGAPAGTLVVSNMNDHTATIIDAATGRVHATLPTGEGPHEVAVSHDGRTALVSNYGVRGKPGSTITVIDVARAAVARTLTLAGFERPHGMAFLPGDTLVAVTSEVGRAVLLVDVRDGRVADTLATNGRGSHMLALTARGDRVFTANIPDATVSALDVSGRDSVRLLKVGRAPEGIAVTPDGAQLWVGSNRDSTVLVLDARTGATLDTLRGFGMPYRIAVSPDARTAVVSDPVKGEVRAFGAADRRQRFAIAVPADSLLPTAEVPGSPSPEGVAISRDSRWAFVTLQGRNRVVTIDLARGAIVAWAPTGTWSDGVAYSPVPVNAVRKE; encoded by the coding sequence ATGCCCCGCCTTCGCGTCCTCCTCGCCGCGTCACTGCTTGCCGCCACGCCACTGCTCGCGCAGCGGCCCGGCGCTCCTGCCGGCACGCTGGTCGTCAGCAACATGAACGACCACACCGCCACCATCATCGACGCGGCGACGGGGCGCGTGCACGCGACGCTGCCGACGGGCGAGGGGCCGCACGAGGTCGCGGTGTCGCACGACGGGCGCACCGCGCTGGTGAGCAACTACGGCGTGCGCGGCAAGCCGGGGAGCACGATCACCGTCATCGACGTCGCGCGCGCCGCGGTAGCGCGCACGCTCACGCTCGCGGGCTTCGAGCGGCCGCACGGGATGGCGTTCCTGCCGGGCGACACGCTCGTCGCGGTGACGTCGGAGGTCGGCCGCGCGGTGCTGCTGGTGGACGTGCGCGACGGGCGCGTCGCCGACACGCTGGCGACGAATGGCCGCGGCTCGCACATGCTGGCGCTCACCGCGCGCGGCGACCGCGTCTTCACCGCCAACATCCCCGACGCCACCGTCTCGGCCCTCGACGTGAGCGGGCGCGACTCGGTGCGGCTGCTGAAGGTCGGCCGCGCGCCCGAGGGAATTGCCGTCACGCCCGACGGCGCGCAGCTGTGGGTCGGCAGCAACCGGGACAGCACCGTGCTGGTGCTCGACGCGCGCACCGGCGCGACCCTCGACACGCTGCGCGGCTTCGGGATGCCGTACCGCATCGCCGTCTCGCCGGACGCGCGCACTGCGGTCGTCAGCGACCCGGTGAAGGGCGAGGTGCGCGCGTTCGGCGCGGCGGACCGCCGGCAGCGGTTCGCGATCGCGGTGCCGGCCGACAGCCTCCTGCCGACGGCCGAGGTGCCGGGGTCGCCGTCGCCGGAGGGCGTGGCGATCTCGCGCGACTCGCGGTGGGCGTTCGTGACGCTGCAGGGCCGCAACCGCGTCGTCACGATCGACCTCGCGCGTGGCGCGATCGTCGCATGGGCGCCGACGGGCACGTGGTCGGACGGCGTCGCGTACTCGCCGGTGCCGGTGAACGCGGTGCGCAAGGAATGA
- a CDS encoding protein adenylyltransferase SelO, with the protein MTAAPTLPTFDNRFVAELPGDPEQSPRRRQVLGAAWSPVAPTPVAAPRLLAHAREVAALVGFTEDDVREPWFAEVFGGNALLPGMQPYAACYGGHQFGHWAGQLGDGRAITLGEVVNAAGERWELQLKGAGPTPYSRTADGRAVLRSSIREFLCSEAMHHLGVPTTRALSVVTTGEQVVRDMFYDGHPRPEPGAVVCRVAPSFIRFGNFEIFTARGDTENLARLVDFTIARDYPHLEGTAEEMRAGWFREVCERTARMIVHWMRVGFVHGVMNTDNMSILGLTIDYGPYGWLDDFDPTWTPNTTDAGGRRYRYEQQPAIAQWNLMQLARAISPLFPSVEPLQAGIDRYHATYVAEYDAMLAAKFGLPALSDATDPARALVGEAFALLYEAEVDYTLFFRALGEIETVPDDDDAALALLGDVFYDADKRAAHGATLAAWLRRWHALVAAGEPFAARRARMHAANPRYVLRNYLAQQAIDAAEAGDPSMVHTLLEVMRRPYDDQPEHAQFAARRPEWARDRAGCSMLSCSS; encoded by the coding sequence GTGACCGCCGCACCCACGCTTCCCACCTTCGACAATCGCTTCGTCGCCGAGCTGCCCGGCGACCCCGAGCAGTCGCCCCGCCGCCGGCAGGTGCTCGGCGCCGCCTGGAGCCCCGTCGCGCCGACGCCCGTGGCCGCGCCGCGGCTGCTGGCGCACGCGCGCGAGGTCGCGGCGCTCGTCGGCTTCACCGAGGACGACGTGCGCGAGCCGTGGTTCGCGGAGGTGTTCGGCGGCAACGCGCTGCTCCCCGGCATGCAGCCGTACGCCGCGTGCTACGGCGGCCACCAGTTCGGGCACTGGGCCGGCCAGCTCGGCGACGGGCGCGCGATCACGCTCGGCGAGGTCGTCAACGCGGCCGGCGAGCGGTGGGAGCTGCAGCTCAAGGGCGCGGGCCCCACGCCCTACTCGCGCACCGCGGACGGGCGCGCCGTGCTGCGCTCGTCCATCCGCGAGTTCCTGTGCAGCGAGGCGATGCACCACCTGGGCGTGCCGACGACGCGCGCGCTGTCCGTCGTGACGACGGGCGAGCAGGTCGTGCGCGACATGTTCTACGACGGCCACCCGCGCCCCGAGCCGGGCGCGGTCGTGTGCCGCGTCGCGCCGTCGTTCATCCGCTTCGGCAACTTCGAGATCTTCACCGCCCGCGGCGACACCGAGAACCTGGCGCGGCTCGTCGACTTCACCATCGCGCGCGACTACCCGCATCTCGAGGGCACGGCCGAGGAGATGCGGGCCGGCTGGTTCCGCGAGGTGTGCGAGCGCACGGCACGCATGATCGTGCACTGGATGCGCGTGGGCTTCGTGCACGGGGTGATGAACACCGACAACATGTCGATCCTGGGCCTCACGATCGACTACGGGCCGTACGGGTGGCTCGACGACTTCGACCCGACGTGGACGCCCAACACCACCGACGCGGGCGGGCGGCGCTACCGCTACGAGCAGCAGCCCGCGATCGCGCAGTGGAACCTGATGCAGCTGGCGCGCGCGATCTCGCCGCTCTTCCCGTCGGTCGAGCCGCTGCAGGCGGGCATCGACCGCTACCACGCGACGTACGTGGCCGAGTACGACGCGATGCTGGCGGCGAAGTTCGGGCTGCCGGCGCTGAGCGACGCCACCGACCCGGCGCGCGCGCTCGTGGGCGAGGCGTTCGCGCTGCTCTACGAGGCGGAGGTGGACTACACGCTGTTCTTCCGCGCGCTCGGCGAGATCGAGACGGTGCCCGATGACGATGATGCCGCGCTGGCGCTGCTCGGCGACGTCTTCTACGACGCGGACAAGCGCGCGGCGCACGGCGCGACGCTGGCCGCGTGGCTGCGGCGCTGGCACGCGCTGGTCGCGGCCGGCGAGCCGTTCGCGGCGCGGCGCGCGCGCATGCACGCCGCCAACCCGCGCTACGTGCTCCGCAACTACCTCGCGCAGCAGGCGATCGACGCGGCGGAGGCGGGCGACCCGTCGATGGTGCACACGCTGCTGGAGGTCATGCGCCGCCCGTACGACGACCAGCCCGAGCATGCGCAGTTCGCCGCGCGGCGGCCCGAGTGGGCGCGCGACCGCGCGGGGTGCTCGATGCTGTCGTGCAGCTCGTGA
- a CDS encoding SRPBCC family protein, which produces MPHTLDVTLPSDREIRVTRTFDAPRAVVFACHTEPDLVRRWLLGPPGWSMPVCDIDLREGGQYRYVWRSDADGSEFGFRGEFREIVAPERVVHTERPDAAANMGDALCTLTLVERDGRTTLTQTMRFDTPAIRDQALQTGMTDGMGASYDRLERELLQQPVG; this is translated from the coding sequence ATGCCGCACACGCTCGACGTGACCCTGCCGTCCGACCGCGAGATCCGCGTCACGCGCACCTTCGACGCGCCGCGCGCGGTCGTCTTCGCCTGCCACACGGAGCCCGACCTCGTGCGCCGCTGGCTCCTCGGCCCGCCGGGGTGGAGCATGCCCGTGTGCGACATCGACCTGCGCGAGGGCGGGCAGTACCGCTACGTCTGGCGCAGCGACGCCGACGGGAGCGAGTTCGGCTTCCGCGGCGAGTTCCGCGAGATCGTCGCGCCGGAGCGCGTGGTGCACACCGAGCGACCCGACGCCGCCGCGAACATGGGCGACGCGCTCTGCACGCTGACGCTCGTCGAGCGCGACGGCCGCACGACGCTCACGCAGACGATGCGCTTCGACACGCCCGCGATCCGCGACCAGGCGCTGCAGACGGGGATGACGGACGGGATGGGCGCGAGCTACGACCGCCTGGAGCGCGAGCTCCTCCAGCAGCCGGTCGGCTGA
- a CDS encoding dienelactone hydrolase family protein: MTTPETVRYDADGLAMAGELFLPARIDGARPGVLVFPDASGLNAHARERAARLASLGYVALACDLHGGGTQMTDFDAAIAAVRALRETPARIRARAGGALAALVARPEVDAARTAAIGFCFGGTMALELARDGAALLAVVGFHSGLATQRPAETGVVRARVLACIGADDPSIPPAQRAAFEQEMTAARADWQLHTYGGVVHSFTERDVELRTGHPERTRYDAAADARSWAAMRQLFAESLDAPRA, from the coding sequence ATGACGACTCCCGAGACGGTCCGCTACGACGCCGACGGCCTGGCGATGGCGGGCGAGCTGTTCCTCCCCGCGCGCATCGACGGCGCGCGGCCCGGCGTGCTGGTCTTCCCCGACGCCAGCGGCCTCAATGCCCACGCCCGTGAGCGCGCCGCGCGCCTGGCCTCGCTCGGCTACGTGGCGCTCGCGTGCGACCTGCACGGCGGCGGGACGCAGATGACCGACTTCGACGCCGCGATCGCCGCGGTGCGCGCGCTGCGCGAGACGCCCGCGCGCATCCGGGCGCGCGCGGGCGGCGCGCTCGCGGCGCTCGTCGCGCGCCCCGAGGTGGACGCCGCGCGCACGGCCGCGATCGGCTTCTGCTTCGGCGGCACGATGGCCCTCGAGCTGGCGCGCGACGGCGCGGCGCTGCTCGCGGTGGTGGGCTTCCACAGCGGGCTGGCGACGCAGCGTCCGGCGGAGACGGGCGTCGTGCGCGCGCGCGTGCTGGCGTGCATCGGCGCCGACGACCCGAGCATCCCGCCCGCGCAGCGCGCCGCGTTCGAGCAGGAGATGACGGCCGCGCGCGCGGACTGGCAGCTGCACACCTACGGCGGCGTGGTGCACAGCTTCACGGAGCGCGACGTCGAGCTGCGCACCGGCCACCCCGAGCGCACGCGCTACGACGCGGCGGCCGACGCGCGCAGCTGGGCGGCGATGCGACAGCTGTTCGCGGAGTCGCTGGACGCGCCGCGCGCATGA
- a CDS encoding ABC transporter ATP-binding protein, whose translation MESPARLAVRALRKRFGAIEAVRDATFDVRAGEVVGLLGPNGAGKSTILECLAGLLPADGGTVHVDGRALAPDARRAALFYLPDGVAPWPDATVAHVLDLAADAWGTPADARRAWADDAAVALDVAALRDRRVGALSKGQRKRVLVALALLVPRPLVLMDEPFDGLDLRQTRAAIALFRRVVAGGRSLLVSIHAMRDAERVCDRLVLVSDGVARAEGTPDALRAQAGLPGGDLEDVFLALA comes from the coding sequence ATGGAATCGCCCGCGCGCCTCGCCGTGCGCGCGCTGCGCAAGCGCTTCGGGGCGATCGAGGCGGTGCGCGACGCGACGTTCGACGTGCGCGCGGGCGAGGTCGTGGGGCTCCTCGGCCCCAACGGCGCGGGGAAGAGCACGATCCTGGAGTGCCTCGCCGGGCTCCTCCCCGCCGACGGCGGCACGGTGCACGTGGACGGACGCGCGCTCGCGCCCGACGCGCGCCGCGCGGCGCTGTTCTACCTGCCCGACGGCGTCGCGCCGTGGCCCGACGCGACCGTCGCTCACGTGCTGGACCTCGCGGCCGACGCGTGGGGCACGCCCGCCGACGCGCGGCGCGCGTGGGCCGACGACGCGGCCGTCGCGCTCGACGTGGCCGCGCTGCGCGACCGCCGCGTCGGCGCGCTCTCCAAGGGGCAGCGCAAGCGCGTGCTGGTCGCGCTGGCGCTGCTCGTGCCGCGGCCGCTCGTGCTGATGGACGAGCCGTTCGATGGGCTCGACCTGCGGCAGACGCGCGCGGCGATCGCGCTCTTCCGCCGCGTCGTGGCCGGCGGCCGGTCGCTGCTCGTGTCGATCCACGCGATGCGCGACGCGGAGCGCGTCTGCGACCGGCTGGTGCTCGTGAGCGACGGCGTCGCGCGGGCCGAGGGGACGCCGGACGCGCTGCGCGCGCAGGCGGGGCTGCCGGGCGGCGACCTCGAGGACGTCTTCCTCGCGCTGGCGTGA
- a CDS encoding ArsR/SmtB family transcription factor, whose amino-acid sequence MRLSPHLDATFAALADPTRRAILARLATGEATVTELAEPFAMSQPAISKHLKVLERAGLISRGRDAQRRPCRLEVGPLDEATAWIERYRELWAANYQRLDALLGELRAAHGDDSTTKGG is encoded by the coding sequence ATGCGCCTCTCGCCGCACCTCGACGCGACCTTCGCCGCCCTCGCCGACCCGACGCGGCGCGCCATCCTCGCCCGGCTGGCCACCGGCGAGGCGACCGTGACCGAGCTGGCCGAGCCGTTCGCGATGAGCCAGCCGGCGATCTCGAAGCACCTCAAGGTGCTCGAGCGCGCCGGCCTGATCAGCCGCGGGCGCGACGCCCAGCGGCGGCCGTGCCGCCTGGAGGTGGGCCCGCTCGACGAGGCGACCGCCTGGATCGAGCGCTACCGCGAGCTCTGGGCCGCCAACTACCAGCGCCTCGACGCCCTGCTCGGCGAGCTCCGGGCGGCGCACGGCGACGACTCCACCACCAAGGGAGGCTGA
- a CDS encoding ABC transporter permease subunit — protein MSGTARALRALFRKEWRELAASRATLLFAAALGPLVGDAYRTAARAYAEASGAAGGPAALAQGLSPLDGIVVPTFGAYALAAALLFPFVVIRLVSAEKESGALRLLLQAPTGVGAQLAVKAATLLTAWLLAWMPGLIALALWRASGGHLDAAETLAVLMGHLLRGALVVALGALAAAVTESAASAAVVALAATLGAWALDFAAQVNGGALVAVARFTPDAALRAFERGEVRLDVTAVVVVTVAGLLALAAAWLHPGRARTPRLARTAVVLALLAVALPAAARLRASADASEDRRNSLSAADARALAAVRAPLRVTVHLAPEDPRLADLEGGVLRKLRRALPRVDVRYAASTSTGLFERPGERYGEIWYEMSGRRALQRSTTEPIVLETVYGLAGIAQPAPDDAPAYPGHPHRAPTRGTAWLLFGAWPLAVTLLWLLGRRQRTGPERRTASDRITTD, from the coding sequence GTGAGCGGCACGGCACGCGCCCTTCGCGCGCTGTTCCGCAAGGAGTGGCGCGAGCTCGCGGCCTCGCGCGCCACGCTGCTCTTCGCCGCCGCGCTCGGGCCACTCGTGGGCGACGCGTACCGCACCGCCGCGCGCGCCTACGCGGAGGCGAGCGGCGCGGCGGGCGGGCCGGCGGCGCTCGCGCAGGGGCTCAGCCCCCTGGACGGCATCGTCGTGCCGACGTTCGGCGCGTACGCGCTGGCGGCGGCGCTGCTCTTCCCCTTCGTCGTGATCCGGCTCGTGTCGGCCGAGAAGGAGAGCGGCGCGCTGCGGCTGTTGCTGCAGGCGCCGACCGGCGTGGGCGCGCAGCTCGCGGTGAAGGCGGCGACGCTGCTGACGGCGTGGCTGCTGGCGTGGATGCCCGGCCTCATCGCGCTCGCGCTCTGGCGTGCGTCCGGCGGCCATCTCGATGCCGCGGAGACGCTCGCGGTGCTGATGGGCCACCTGCTGCGCGGCGCGCTGGTGGTCGCGCTGGGCGCGCTCGCGGCGGCGGTCACGGAGAGCGCGGCCAGCGCGGCCGTCGTCGCGCTCGCGGCGACGCTGGGCGCGTGGGCGCTCGACTTCGCGGCGCAGGTGAACGGCGGCGCGCTGGTGGCGGTGGCGCGCTTCACCCCCGACGCCGCGCTGCGCGCGTTCGAGCGCGGCGAGGTGCGGCTGGACGTGACCGCGGTCGTCGTCGTCACGGTGGCGGGACTGCTCGCGCTCGCGGCGGCGTGGCTGCATCCGGGGCGCGCGCGCACGCCGCGCCTCGCGCGCACGGCGGTGGTGCTGGCGCTGCTCGCCGTCGCGCTGCCCGCGGCGGCGCGCCTGCGCGCGAGCGCGGACGCGAGCGAGGACCGGCGCAACTCGCTGTCCGCCGCCGACGCGCGCGCGCTCGCCGCCGTGCGCGCGCCGCTGCGCGTGACCGTCCACCTCGCGCCCGAGGACCCGCGGCTGGCGGACCTGGAGGGCGGCGTGCTGCGGAAGCTGCGCCGCGCGCTGCCACGCGTGGACGTGCGCTACGCCGCGTCCACGTCCACGGGGCTGTTCGAGCGTCCGGGCGAGCGCTACGGCGAGATCTGGTACGAGATGTCGGGGCGGCGCGCGCTGCAGCGCTCCACCACGGAACCGATCGTCCTCGAGACCGTGTACGGGCTGGCCGGCATCGCGCAGCCCGCGCCCGACGACGCGCCCGCATATCCCGGCCATCCGCACCGCGCGCCCACGCGCGGCACGGCGTGGCTGCTCTTCGGCGCGTGGCCGCTGGCCGTCACGCTGCTCTGGCTCCTGGGCCGACGGCAGCGCACGGGACCCGAACGGCGAACTGCTTCAGACAGGATTACGACGGATTGA